The following nucleotide sequence is from Deltaproteobacteria bacterium.
GTATCCCAAAACGAGAGGACAGGACTCCATGGCGCAACTCGTCACCATGCTCGGCATCACGCACAACCCCTTCATGCCGCGGCTGTTCAAGCAGGCGCAGCAGCCGCCGGGGGCGGCCAAGGTGCAGGAACGGATCGCGATGATGCGCGAGAAGCTGGCGCGGCACAAGCCGGACGTGCTCATCACCATCGGCAACGACCACCTGCACCAGTTCTTCATGGACAACATGCCGGCCTTCATGATCGGCAAGATGGACCGCTTCCACGGCACCTTCTACGACGAGGTGCGGGAGTTCGGACTGCCGGAGTGCGACGTGCCGGGCGACCTGGAGATGTGCAACCGGCTCCTGGAGG
It contains:
- a CDS encoding extradiol ring-cleavage dioxygenase; the encoded protein is MAQLVTMLGITHNPFMPRLFKQAQQPPGAAKVQERIAMMREKLARHKPDVLITIGNDHLHQFFMDNMPAFMIGKMDRFHGTFYDEVREFGLPECDVPGDLEMCNRLLE